The proteins below are encoded in one region of Oncorhynchus masou masou isolate Uvic2021 chromosome 15, UVic_Omas_1.1, whole genome shotgun sequence:
- the LOC135555186 gene encoding transmembrane 4 L6 family member 4-like, with amino-acid sequence MCSGSFAQSLGITFIPLAILCVLSNILLFFPGGLVADDNDHITKEVWYFGGIMGSGVLMFTSIIFAAVGVLGAGYSIIVSAVAIHNGPIDYLNNHTLWKDCTAPEGIVTWHLTLFSMLLVMGLLQAVLCAIQVINGLIGAICGDCCGRCGSTDGAV; translated from the exons ATGTGCTCAGGTAGCTTTGCCCAGTCCCTGGGCATCACCTTTATCCCCCTGGCCATCTTGTGTGTGCTCAGTAACATCCTGCTCTTCTTCCCTGGGGGGCTGGTCGCTGACGACAATGACCATATCACTAAAGAGGTGTGGTACTTTGGGGGCATCATGGGATCTGGGGTTCTG ATGTTCACCTCGATCATCTTTGCTGCGGTGGGGGTTCTGGGGGCTGGCTACTCCATCATTGTGTCTGCTGTTGCCATTCATAATGGACCAAT TGACTACCTGAATAACCACACCCTGTGGAAGGACTGTACAGCACCTGAGGGCATTGTGACCTGGCACCTGACCTTGTTTTCCATGCTGCTGGTGATGGGCCTGCTGCAGGCTGTACTCTGTGCCATCCAGGTCATCAACGGACTCATCGGTGCCATCTGTGGAGACTGCTGTGGCCGCTGTGGG AGTACTGATGGTGCAGTCTAA